The region AGGAATTAAATATTTAGCCTGGGCATTGCCTTTACTATTTGTTGGTCCGTCTGTGATTCACAATGCGTTTATAAACAAACAAAACGTATGGCACTATCTGGTTTTAGGAGTTGGCATTGTTACATGTCTTGGCGGCGTGTATTTACTTTTTATGGGATTAAAAACAATTACAAAAGCAATATTTAACGACTAATGGAAGAGCTTATTCACATCCAAAAAACATTTGAGAAAGTTATCTTTATTGATAAAAAAGTCAGCAATAGAGAATTTGAAGATTGTGTTTTCAAGAATTGCGATT is a window of Flavobacterium acetivorans DNA encoding:
- a CDS encoding DUF6095 family protein, which gives rise to MNKELLSKGIKYLAWALPLLFVGPSVIHNAFINKQNVWHYLVLGVGIVTCLGGVYLLFMGLKTITKAIFND